In Bradyrhizobium sp. 200, the sequence GCACCAAGCTGAAGACCAGCGACAAGCAGGCCCCGCCACGCAAGGTCTCGATCGCGAATCTGGTGCCGTCGAGTGAGCCCAACATCGACGACGAGGCCGAGGAGCGCGCCCGCGGCGGCGTGCAGTCGCTGGCCCGCGCGTTTTCGATCCTCGAGGAGGTCGCCCGTCACCGCGAAGGCATCGGCTTGGCGGACCTCAGCAAGCTGGTCGGCCTGCATAATTCCACCACCTTCCACCTCGCCAAGACGCTGGTCTCGCTCGGCTATCTCAGGCAGGAGCGCGATTCAAAACGCTACCGCGTCGGCCGGCCGCTGTTTGCGCTGGCGGCAAGTGCGCTTGACGAAATCGAGATGGTCAATCTGGCGACGCCGGTGCTGGAAGATCTGTCGCGCGAGTCCGGCGAAAGCGGCCATTTTGCCGTGCGCATGGGCGACGCCGTGGTCGTTATTGCCCGCACCAGCGGGCCCGGCGCGTTCCAGTTGACCGACCGCGTTGGCGTGGTGCGGCCGGCGCATTGCACCGCGCTCGGCAAGATCATGCTGGCCTCGCTCCGCCCCGACCAGTTGAAGCGTTTTCTCGAACGGGTCGAACTGAAACCGTCGACGAAAAAATCGATCACGGACCCCTCGGTATTGCTGCGCGACATCGCCGAGATCCGTCGCAGCGCGATCGCCTTCGACGACGGCGAATTCAACGCGGAAGTCCGCTGCGTCGCCGTGCCGGTTTATAATTTCACCGGCGAAGTGATCGGCGCGCTTGGGATTTCCGGCCCGATCTGGCGCATGACGGACCAGGTGCTGCAGAGCCGCGCCAAGCTGGTGCAAGCGGCTGCCGGCCGGCTGTCGGCCGAATTCGGCGCGCGGGATCTGGCGAAATCCTCCTGATCCCATCCGGCTAAAATCCTCTTCCAACGGCTTGAACGCGGCTGCGACGCATTTGGCGTTGACAGGAGCCGTTGCGTCCGGAAATATCCTACAACAATAAAAGAACGTCTCTCACATTGTCGCATAAGCGGGAATCGGGAGGGAGAACGTCGCGACGGATCTCGGGAGGAGACCAGCAATGACCCGCTACAGCCGACGTACCCTGTTGAAGGCCGGCGCCGCCTTTGCCGGCGCCTCGACCATCGGATTCCCAGCAATCGTCAGCGCACAGGCCGCACGCATCAAGATCGGCCATCTGGTGCCGCTGACCGGCTTTCTCGGCGCGATCGGCAGCTACGCCCAGTTAGGGGTGAAGATGGCCGCCGAGGAGATCAACGCCTCCGGCGGCATCATGGGCAAGCAGATCGACCTGATGTCGGAAGACTCGGTCAATCCCGCGACCGCCTCGACCAAGGCGCAGCGCATGATCGAGCAGGACGGCGCGGTGCTGCTGTTCGGCGAAATTTCCTCCGCCTCGTCGCTGACGATCATGCAGGTCGCCGAACGCAACAAGAAGGTGTTCTTCTCGACCGGCGCGCGCTCGGACGCGCTGCGCGGCAAGGACTGCAACCGCTATTCCTTCCACTGCGACATCCCCAACACCGTGATGGTCAACGCCGTCGGCACCGCGCTCAAGCAGAAGGGCATGGTGAAGGGCAAGAAGTTCGTCACGCTGACCGCGGACTATATTTTCGGCCACGACCTGCTGAAGGCCGCCAAAGCCTTCTTCAGCGCCAACGAGGCCACCCTGATCGGCGACGAACTGATTGCGACTGATGTCACCGACTTCAGCCCGTACCTGCTGAAGGTCCGGCAGGCCAAGCCTGACGTCGTATGCTGCAACCTCGCCGGCAACCAGGTGACCAACCTCGTCAAGCAATATGCCGAGTTCGGCCTCCCCTACCCGCTGGTCGGCTTCAACCTCAACACCGGCGACGCCTGGGCGATGGGCGAAGGCAATCTCAGCGGCACCTGGCCGACGGTCTGGTATCACACGCTGGACAATCCGGCCTCAAGAGCCTTCGTCGAGGCCTTCAGCAAGAAACACGGCAAGCCGCCGGAGAACCACGCCTGGATCGAATACATCACGCTGAAAATGATCGCGCAGGCGATCACCGAGACCAAGTCGACCGAGAGCGATGCGCTGATCGCCTATTTCGAGAAGCAGACGCAGTTCGACATCATGAAGGCGCGCAAGGCCTATTTCCGTTCCTGGGACCACCAGCTCGTGCAGGAAGCCTATCCGTTCACCGTAAAACCGAAGAACGAGATGAAGGACAAGTGGGACATGCTCGTGCTCGGAGAAGCGGTGCCGGCCGCAGGCGCGGAGCTTGAATCGATCTACCCGACGAAGACGCAAAATCCCTGCAACATGAAGGCATAGAAGCCCGCTTCGGGCGTCGGGCACACTGGCGCTAACGGCGCCGGCATAGATGAGCCGGCGCCGTCTTCTTTTAATCTCGCGGATCGCATATGCAGTTCGGATTTCTGCTGGAGCAGGTGGTGAATGGCCTGGTGCTCGGAGGCTACTACCTCCTGATTGCGCTCGGCCTGTCGCTGATCTTCAGCGTCGGCGGCATCGTCAATCTCGCGCACGGCGCGTTCTATGCGCTCGGCGCCTATATCTCCGTCGAGATCACGAAATATCTCGGCTTCGGTTCCGCGGTGGTGCTGTCGCCGGTCGCGGTCGGGCTGCTCGGCATTCTCTTCGAGCGTTTCATCCTGCGCCGCTTCTACGATGCCGATCCGATCCTGAGCCTGCTGGTGACGTTCAGCCTCGCCATGGTCACCGAACAGGCGATCCGGATCATCTGGGGCGCGCCGCCGATATCGGCGGGGATCCCGCAAGCGTTACGCGGCTCGGTCTTCCTCGGCGACTTCCTGTTCTCGCGCTATCGCCTGCTGATCCTCGCCGTCGTCGCCGTGGTCCTCGTCGGCGTCTGGCTGCTGCTGCACAAGACATCCTTTGGCCGCGTGGTGCGCGCCGGCATCCAGCGGCCGGACATGGTCGCTGCGCTGGGCATCCGCCTGCAGCCCTACATGACCGCGATCGTCATGCTGGGCGTCGGCATGGCCGCCCTCGGCGGCGCATTCTTTGCGCCGATCACCATCGTGCATCCCGCCATGGGCGCCGAGATCATCACGGTGGCCTTTGTCGTGGTCGTGATCGGCGGCCTCGGCAGTTTCTGGGGCGTGGTGCTGGCGGCGATGCTGGTCGGGGTCGTGCGCGGCATCACCATTCACTTCGCGCCGGCGGCCGGTGAAGCCTCGATCTACGTGCTGATGTTCCTGGTGCTGCTGGTGCGGCCGCGCGGGCTGCTTGGCGAACGTATCGAGAAGTTCGAATGACAAGCGCCGCCGAAAAATATCGCCCGCTGCTGTTGGCCACGCTCGGCGTGATCGCGCTGCCGTTCGGCCTCTATCTGCTCGGCCTGTCGCTCAACACCGGAACCATGGTGGTGGCGCTCGCCATCGCCGCGATGGGGCTTAACCTCTGCATCGGCTATACTGGGTTGGTCTCGTTCGGCCATGGCGCCTGGTTCGGCATCGGCGCCTATGCAGCGGGATTGATCCAGCGCAACTGGTTCAACAACGATATCTTCCTGCCGCTGCTCCTCGCAGCCGTCGTCGTCGCAATCATCGCGACCTTCGTCGGCTTCATCATCCTGCGCCGCCGCGGCGTCTATTTCTCGCTGCTGACGCTGGCGCTGTCGGCGTTGGCCTACACCATCGCCTTCCGCTGGACCGCCGTCACCGGCGGCGAGGACGGCCTCGGCGGGTTGAAGCGCGGCAGCATCGGGCCGTTCAGCCTCGACAATGCGCTGAACTATTACATTGTCGTCTCCGTGCTCTGCCTCGGCGTGCTCTATCTGCTGCTGCGGCTGGTGCGCTCGCCATTCGGCCATGTGCTGATGGCGATCCGCGAAAACCAGTTGCGCGCCACTTTTCAGGGCTATCCGGTCGAGCGCTACAAGCTCGGCGTGTTCGTGATCTCGGCGGTCGTCACCGGCTTTGCTGGCGGGCTGATCGGATTCCAGAACTACTTGGTGTCAGCCGAGGCGGTCTCCGTCCCCTTCTCCGGCGAACTGCTTGCGATCGTCGTGATCGGCGGCATGCGCAGCATGCTGGGCCCGGCGATCGGCGCGCTGTTCTTCATCCTGTTCCGCGAATTGTTTTCGATCTGGACGCCGAACTGGCTGCTGTGGTTCGGCCTCGTCTTCGTCGCCTTCGTGCTGTATTCGCCGGGCGGGCTCGTCGGCATCTGGGCGACGCTTGCAAAGCGCTGGTGGCCGCCGCCGGAAGAAGCCGCTGCGATGAGCCGCCGGAAAATATACGAGGGTCTGCCGCTGCCGGCCTTCCTGCAGCCGAAAGCGCTCGACGGCACCGTGCTGGAGGTGCAAGGCGTCTCGAAGACTTTCGGCGGCATTCGCGCGGTGACCGATGCGAGCCTGCAGGTCGGCGCCGGCGAAATCCACGCGCTGATCGGGCCGAACGGCGCGGGAAAAACCACGCTGTTCAATCTGGTCTCCGGCCTCTATCCGACCGACGGCGGCACCATCAAGCTGAACGGCCGCGAGATCCAGGGCGTAGCGTCGGAGGCGATCTGCCACCAGGGACTGGCGCGCTCGTTCCAGATCACCAGTTTGTTCAAGGGGCTGTCGATCCATGAAAACCTGCGGCTGTCGCTGCAGGCGCAGAACACCGGCCGCTTCAACCTCTGGCGCGACACCGACCATTACAGCGACATCCACGCCGAGACCGCCGAGCTGATAAAATTCCTCGGCCTCGAAGGCATCGAGACCATCGAGGGCGGCGAGCTCTCCTATGGCGGGCAGCGGCTGGTCGACCTCGGCATCGCGCTCGGCTCCAAGCCGCAGGTGCTGTTGCTCGACGAGCCGCTGGCGGGCCTTGCCGCCGCCGAACGCGAGCGCGTCTCGAACCTCGTCCGGAACATCGCCGCCAATATTCCGGTCCTGATCGTCGAGCATGACATCGACCGCGTGCTCGGCTTCTCCCGCACCGTCACCGTGATGAACCAGGGCGAGGTGCTGATGACCGGCACGCCCGATGCGGTGCGCGCCGACCGCAGGGTGCAGGAGATCTATACCGGCACCGGCGTGCCGGAGGTCGAGCATGTCGCCAGCGATCACGCCAAAGCCGGCGCCGCGCCGATCCTGCGCTTCGAACGCGTCAATACGTTTTACGGCAAGAGCCATATCCTGCACGACGCCACGCTCGACGTGCGCGAGGGCGAAATCGTCGCTTTGCTCGGCCGCAACGGCGCCGGCAAGTCGACGCTGTTGAAGACGCTCGCAGGCCTCGTGCCGCTGTCGTCGGGCGGAATCGAATATGCCGGCAGCGACATCTCCCGCCTCCCCGCGCCCGATATCGCGCGCGCCGGCATCGGCTATGTGCCGCAGGGCCGCGGCCTGTTCGCAGGGATGACGGTGCGCGAAAATCTCTCGCTCGGGCGTCTCGCCCGCAAAACCGACGGCAGCAACGGCGTCGTATGGGACGAAGCCCAGATCCTCGAATATTTTCCGCGGCTGCGCGAACGCATGGACGTTGCGGCGGATTATCTTTCCGGCGGCGAGCAGCAGATGGTGGCGGTCGCGCGCGCGATGTCCGGCAACGTCAAACTGCTGCTGCTCGACGAACCCTTCGAGGGACTGGCGCCGGCCGTGATCGTCGAACTGTTCAAGGTGTTCGACCGGCTCCGGCAGCACATCTCCATCGTGATCGTCGAACACAATCTCGATCTGGTGCTGGCGCTTGCCGACCGCGTGTTCGCCCTGGAGCGCGGCGCGGTGTTCCATCAGGGACCGGCCCAACCGCTGCTGACGGACCTCGAATACCGGAAGAAGATCTTGTGGCTGTAAATCTCACCACGTCATTGCGCCACCGCGCTAATGCCGCGGCCTATCCACGTCATTGCGAGCGTAGCGAAGCAATCCACATTTCGGCTCGGGGATAGATGGATTGCTTCGCTGCGCTCGCAATGACGCTGAGCGCGATATCGACAGCCTCACGAAAGCAGCGACGTTTCGTCCGGCCGCGTCCGGGCGATAATCTCGGCGGCGCCCTTGTCCAGTAACTCGAGCCCGACCGCGCGCCCGAGTTCGCGCGGCCGGTCCGCCGCGCCCTGCCGCGACACCTCGATGAAACGGTCGCCGGTTTCATCAAGCACGGCCGCCGTCAGCGTCATCTCGTTGCCCGCCAGCGTAGCGTGGCCGGCGATCGGGGAGTTGCAATGGCCGTTCAGTACCCACAGCACCTCGCGCTCGGCCTCGGCGCAGAGGCGCGACGCGGCGTCCTCGATCTTGGCGAGACGCCCGCGCGTGATCCAATCGTTCTCGACGCATTCGACCGCGACGATGCCCTGCCCTACCGCCGGCAGCATCTCGCGAACCGAAAAATCATGAGCGATGCGAGCGGTCATGCCGATCCGCTCGAGCCCCGACCGCGCCATGACCAGCGCATCCGCAGGCCCCACCTCGCCGCCATCGGGCAGCCGCTGCTTGTCGCCGCGATCGAGTTTTGCCACGCGGGTATCGGCCGCGCCGCGGAAATGGATCACCGTCACTTCCGGAAACAGCCGACGCAGATATGCCGCGCGCCGCACCGCATTGGTGCCGATCTTGAAACCCTTGCCCTTCGATGCGCGAAATTCGTCGAGCGAAAGGCCGGGACGCAGCACCAGCGCGTCGTTGGCGGCGTCGCGCGGCAGGGTCGCGGCGATGATCAGGCCAGGGGTCTCCTCGTTGCCGGGAACATCCTTGAGCGAATGCATCGCCGCCTGCAATTGACCAGCGCGCATGGCTTCGCGAATTTCGGCGACGAAGGCGCCGCCCTTGCCGCCATGGCGCAGCAGCTTGCTGGTCTGGTCCTGGTCGCCGCGGGTTTCGAACTTGACGATCTCGACGCCGAGCGCGGGATCGGACGCCCGCAACAGCCGCGCGATCCCTTCCGTCTGCGCCAGCGCCATCGCGCTCTTGCGCGTGCCGATCTTCAAGGTCTGTCCCGACACAAGGTCTCCCAAAGCAGTCAATGGCTGAAGTTTTCGAGCGTTACGGGATAGAGCAAGCCGCCTGCCAGAACAATGACTTTGGCCCCGGCGGAACGGCCTGCCGCCCGATCGGGCACGCCTTGCCTAAAGGCTCCGGTGCCGACGGGCTGCCATTCCAAAACGCCGATTGTGCAGCGCAACAATATCAATAGAGTGCGCCGCTCAAGAGGGTTTTTTATTGTCCGATACCAGTGCCAATGCCGTGGCCGCTTCAGGCCACCGCCCGATGGGCTTCCCCGAATTCGTGATCGTGATCGCGTCCATCATGGCGCTCAATCCGCTCGCCATGGACATGATGCTGCCGGCGCTGCCGAACATCGCGTCCGCCTTCCACATCACGTCGGCCAACCGGCCGCAGATGGTGCTGTCGATCTTCCTGGTCGGCTTCGGCGTCGGCCAGTTCGTGATGGGCCCGCTGTCGGACCGGTTCGGGCGGCGGCCCGTCCTGCTCGGCGGCATGGCCGTCTATTGTGTCGCAAGCCTGCTGGCGATCGCGGCTCCCTCCTTCGAGACGCTGCTGCTCGCCCGCGCGCTGCAGGGTCTCTGCACCTCGGCCACGCGCGTAATCGCGACCTCGATCGTTCGCGACTGCTACGCCGGCCGGCGCATGGCGAGCGTGATGTCGCTGGCGATGATGGTGTTCATTGCCGTGCCCGTCATCGCTCCGGCATTCGGCCAGGCCGTGCTGCTGCTGACGCAATGGCGCGGCATCTTCATCGTGCTGATGCTGTACGGCGTGGTGGCGCTGATCTGGAGCGCGCTGCGCATGCCGGAGACGCTGCCCGTCGAAAGGCGCAGGTCGCTCGCCATCGGCGCGGTATTCGATGCGTTCCGCCAGACCGTGACCAATCGCCAGACGCTGGGTTATGCGCTGGCGGCCGGCGGCGTATTGGGCTCGCTGTTCGCCTTCGTATTCATCTCGCAGCAGGTGTTCACCGGCATCTACCAGCTCGGGCATTATTTTCCGGTTGCGTTTGCCGGCGTCGCCGTCGGAACCGCGATCGCCGGGTTCGTCAATTCCCGCCTCGTCGGCCGCCTCGGCATGCGCGTGCTCTCCCACGGCGCGCTGATAGGCTTCGTGGTCATCGCGGCAACCATGCTGGTGGCGGCGAAATTGCAGATGCTGCCCTTGCCGCTGTTCATGGTGCTCTCGGTATCGATGATGTTTGCGTTCGGCTTGATGATCGCCAATTTCACCGCGCTCGCCATGGAGCCGCAGGGCCATATCGCCGGCACCGCCGCGTCGCTGTATGGCTCGATCACCACCCTGCTCGGCATCAGCATCGGCGCCACCATCGGGCAGGATTACGACGGCACGCTGGTGCCGTTCGCGACCGGTTTCCTGCTCTGCACGCTGGCGGCGCTTGCCGTGGTGCTGGTGGTGGAGAAAGGCCGGCTGTTCCGGCCGCATGGCATGAAGCTGTGAGCGGCGCCGCTTGCGCCCCGCCCCGGCCGCATGGCTGATTGTCCGCCCGGTGCTGGCGTCGTTTGGCGAAGCTGGTAACAATTCTAGGCTCACATCGCCTTCAGGATTGGAAATCGGAAGATGGATAACCGCAGTAACATCTGGCGTGGCGTCGACACCATCAAGCCGCGTTTCACCGCCTTGGCCGACCGGGTCTGGGCGATGCCCGAGGTCTGCTACACCGAAGCGCGCTCTTCCGCCGAGCATCTGGCCGAGCTGCGTCATCAGGGTTTCCGTATCACCGAGCAGGTCGCAGGCATCCCCACCGCCGTGATGGGTGAATGGGGCGAAGGCGGGCCCGTGATCGCGTTTCTCGGCGAATACGACGCCCTGCCCGGTCTCAGCCAGGAAGCCGGCGTGGCCGAACCCCGCCCGCTGGAAGCCGGCGGCCATGGCCATGGTTGCGGCCACAATCTGCTCGGCTCGGCCGCGCTGCTTGCGGCCACCGCCGTGAAGGACTGGCTCGCCGAACACAAGATGCCGGGGCGCGTGCGCTATTACGGCTGCCCCGCGGAGGAAGGCGGCGCCGCGAAGGCCTTCATGGTGCGCGACGGCGCCTTTGACGACGCCGACATCGCGATCACCTGGCACCCGTCGAGCTTCTGGGAAGTGGTGATGACGCCTTCGCTCGCCAACACGCGCGCCGATTTCATCTTCACCGGACGCACCTCGCATGCCGCGGCCTCGCCGCATCTCGGCCGCAGCGCGCTGGATGCGGTCGAACTGATGAATGTCGGCGTCAACTACATGCGCGAACACATGCCGAGCGATGCCCGCGTCCATTATGCCCTGCTCGACACCGGCGGCATCGCCCCCAACGTGGTGCAGGCCCATGCGCGCGTGCGCTATTCGATCCGCGACCGCGACCTGCCCGGCATGAACGAACTGGTGGAGCGCGTCCACAAGATTGCGCAGGGCGCGGCGCTGATGACCGAAACCAAGGTGGAGATGAAGATCATTTCCGCCGTCTCCAATCTGTTGCCGAACACCCCGCTCGAGGCGGCGCTTCATCGCATCATGGAGGAACTCGGCCCACCGCATTTCGATGACACCGACAAGGATTTCGCGGCCAGGATCCGCTCCACGCTGACGGACAAGGATATCGCGAGCGTCTATCACTCGATCGGCATGGAGCCGACCGACCGGCCGCTGGCCGATTTCATCGTACCGCTGGATGCCAAACGTAACCCGCAAATCGGCTCGACCGACGTCGGCGACGTGAGCTGGGTCGTACCGACCGTGCAGGTCCACGCCCCGACCGTTGCCATCGGCACCCCGTTCCACACCTGGCAGGTGGTGGCGCAGGGCAAGAGCCCGCACGCCCACAAGGCCATGGTGCAGGCGGCCAAGGCCATGGCCGGCCTCGGCGTCCGGGCGCTGACGGAGCCGGACCTGATCACCGCCGCCAAGGCCGACCTGACGAAGCGCACCACCCGCACCCCCTATGTCAGCCCGCTGCCGGACAGCGTTGCGCCGCCGCTGGACATGTCGCTGATCTGACCTGCCCGGCCTGATCGATCTGGCGAAATTTTTTGCAGTGCAGAGCGCGATTCCGCGCGCTTTTGACGCGCCTGGGCTACCGGATTGCCGAAGCGATGTGCGCTGCAGTGTGTTTCTGCCCAAGTAAAAATCATTCGCGCCTTCCATTCTGCCGATTGTCGACAGCCAGACGTTGACCTCCGGGGCATTTGGTGTGCCATCTTACTAGTCGAACATCCGACGCTGCCGCCCGGCGGCGCGCCGCAACCACACCGGAACCAGACACGGGGACAACGATGCTGGACAACGAACTGCGAACCATGATCGACGAAGTCAAGGACGGGCGCATGGATCGCCGCGGCTTCGTTCAGCGTATGCTGGCCTTCGGTCTCACCGCGCCCATGGCCACGCAGCTTCTGGCCATCGGCGGCGTGGCCATGGCCGAGAGCCCATCCACCTACAAGCCGACCAAGCGCGGCGGCGGCGGCGCGTTGAAACTGCTGTGGTGGCAAGGCCCGACCCTGCTCAATCCGCATTTTGCCACCGGCACCAAGGACCAGGACGGCTCGCGCCTGTTCTATGAACCGCTCGCCTGCTGGGATCCGGACGGCAACATGAAGCTGGTTCTGGCCGCCGAGATTCCCTCGCTCCAGAATGGCGGGCTGGCCGCCGACGGCACGTCCGTGACCTGGAAGCTCAAGCCCGGCGTCAAATGGCACGACGGCAAACCCTTCACCGCCGATGACGTGGTGTTCAACTGGGAATACGCCCGCGATCCCGCCACCGCCACCGTGACCATCGGCGTTCACCGCGACATCACCGTTGAGAAGATCGACGACCTCACGGTCCGCATTCTCTTCAAGAAGCCGACACCGTTCTGGGCCGATGCCTTTGTCGGCGCTCCCGGCAGCATCATCCCCAAACATTTGTTCGCGGAATATAAAGGCGCCAAATCCCGCGAGGCCCCGAACAATCTTTCCCCGGTCGGCACCGGTCCCTACAAATTCATCGAGTTCAAGCCGGGCGACCTGATCCGCGGCGAGCTCAATCCCGACTACCATAT encodes:
- a CDS encoding ABC transporter substrate-binding protein; the protein is MTRYSRRTLLKAGAAFAGASTIGFPAIVSAQAARIKIGHLVPLTGFLGAIGSYAQLGVKMAAEEINASGGIMGKQIDLMSEDSVNPATASTKAQRMIEQDGAVLLFGEISSASSLTIMQVAERNKKVFFSTGARSDALRGKDCNRYSFHCDIPNTVMVNAVGTALKQKGMVKGKKFVTLTADYIFGHDLLKAAKAFFSANEATLIGDELIATDVTDFSPYLLKVRQAKPDVVCCNLAGNQVTNLVKQYAEFGLPYPLVGFNLNTGDAWAMGEGNLSGTWPTVWYHTLDNPASRAFVEAFSKKHGKPPENHAWIEYITLKMIAQAITETKSTESDALIAYFEKQTQFDIMKARKAYFRSWDHQLVQEAYPFTVKPKNEMKDKWDMLVLGEAVPAAGAELESIYPTKTQNPCNMKA
- a CDS encoding IclR family transcriptional regulator, which gives rise to MKSRTKLKTSDKQAPPRKVSIANLVPSSEPNIDDEAEERARGGVQSLARAFSILEEVARHREGIGLADLSKLVGLHNSTTFHLAKTLVSLGYLRQERDSKRYRVGRPLFALAASALDEIEMVNLATPVLEDLSRESGESGHFAVRMGDAVVVIARTSGPGAFQLTDRVGVVRPAHCTALGKIMLASLRPDQLKRFLERVELKPSTKKSITDPSVLLRDIAEIRRSAIAFDDGEFNAEVRCVAVPVYNFTGEVIGALGISGPIWRMTDQVLQSRAKLVQAAAGRLSAEFGARDLAKSS
- a CDS encoding M20 family metallopeptidase — protein: MDNRSNIWRGVDTIKPRFTALADRVWAMPEVCYTEARSSAEHLAELRHQGFRITEQVAGIPTAVMGEWGEGGPVIAFLGEYDALPGLSQEAGVAEPRPLEAGGHGHGCGHNLLGSAALLAATAVKDWLAEHKMPGRVRYYGCPAEEGGAAKAFMVRDGAFDDADIAITWHPSSFWEVVMTPSLANTRADFIFTGRTSHAAASPHLGRSALDAVELMNVGVNYMREHMPSDARVHYALLDTGGIAPNVVQAHARVRYSIRDRDLPGMNELVERVHKIAQGAALMTETKVEMKIISAVSNLLPNTPLEAALHRIMEELGPPHFDDTDKDFAARIRSTLTDKDIASVYHSIGMEPTDRPLADFIVPLDAKRNPQIGSTDVGDVSWVVPTVQVHAPTVAIGTPFHTWQVVAQGKSPHAHKAMVQAAKAMAGLGVRALTEPDLITAAKADLTKRTTRTPYVSPLPDSVAPPLDMSLI
- a CDS encoding branched-chain amino acid ABC transporter ATP-binding protein/permease, with the protein product MTSAAEKYRPLLLATLGVIALPFGLYLLGLSLNTGTMVVALAIAAMGLNLCIGYTGLVSFGHGAWFGIGAYAAGLIQRNWFNNDIFLPLLLAAVVVAIIATFVGFIILRRRGVYFSLLTLALSALAYTIAFRWTAVTGGEDGLGGLKRGSIGPFSLDNALNYYIVVSVLCLGVLYLLLRLVRSPFGHVLMAIRENQLRATFQGYPVERYKLGVFVISAVVTGFAGGLIGFQNYLVSAEAVSVPFSGELLAIVVIGGMRSMLGPAIGALFFILFRELFSIWTPNWLLWFGLVFVAFVLYSPGGLVGIWATLAKRWWPPPEEAAAMSRRKIYEGLPLPAFLQPKALDGTVLEVQGVSKTFGGIRAVTDASLQVGAGEIHALIGPNGAGKTTLFNLVSGLYPTDGGTIKLNGREIQGVASEAICHQGLARSFQITSLFKGLSIHENLRLSLQAQNTGRFNLWRDTDHYSDIHAETAELIKFLGLEGIETIEGGELSYGGQRLVDLGIALGSKPQVLLLDEPLAGLAAAERERVSNLVRNIAANIPVLIVEHDIDRVLGFSRTVTVMNQGEVLMTGTPDAVRADRRVQEIYTGTGVPEVEHVASDHAKAGAAPILRFERVNTFYGKSHILHDATLDVREGEIVALLGRNGAGKSTLLKTLAGLVPLSSGGIEYAGSDISRLPAPDIARAGIGYVPQGRGLFAGMTVRENLSLGRLARKTDGSNGVVWDEAQILEYFPRLRERMDVAADYLSGGEQQMVAVARAMSGNVKLLLLDEPFEGLAPAVIVELFKVFDRLRQHISIVIVEHNLDLVLALADRVFALERGAVFHQGPAQPLLTDLEYRKKILWL
- the hemC gene encoding hydroxymethylbilane synthase, whose product is MSGQTLKIGTRKSAMALAQTEGIARLLRASDPALGVEIVKFETRGDQDQTSKLLRHGGKGGAFVAEIREAMRAGQLQAAMHSLKDVPGNEETPGLIIAATLPRDAANDALVLRPGLSLDEFRASKGKGFKIGTNAVRRAAYLRRLFPEVTVIHFRGAADTRVAKLDRGDKQRLPDGGEVGPADALVMARSGLERIGMTARIAHDFSVREMLPAVGQGIVAVECVENDWITRGRLAKIEDAASRLCAEAEREVLWVLNGHCNSPIAGHATLAGNEMTLTAAVLDETGDRFIEVSRQGAADRPRELGRAVGLELLDKGAAEIIARTRPDETSLLS
- a CDS encoding multidrug effflux MFS transporter, encoding MSDTSANAVAASGHRPMGFPEFVIVIASIMALNPLAMDMMLPALPNIASAFHITSANRPQMVLSIFLVGFGVGQFVMGPLSDRFGRRPVLLGGMAVYCVASLLAIAAPSFETLLLARALQGLCTSATRVIATSIVRDCYAGRRMASVMSLAMMVFIAVPVIAPAFGQAVLLLTQWRGIFIVLMLYGVVALIWSALRMPETLPVERRRSLAIGAVFDAFRQTVTNRQTLGYALAAGGVLGSLFAFVFISQQVFTGIYQLGHYFPVAFAGVAVGTAIAGFVNSRLVGRLGMRVLSHGALIGFVVIAATMLVAAKLQMLPLPLFMVLSVSMMFAFGLMIANFTALAMEPQGHIAGTAASLYGSITTLLGISIGATIGQDYDGTLVPFATGFLLCTLAALAVVLVVEKGRLFRPHGMKL
- a CDS encoding branched-chain amino acid ABC transporter permease, which codes for MQFGFLLEQVVNGLVLGGYYLLIALGLSLIFSVGGIVNLAHGAFYALGAYISVEITKYLGFGSAVVLSPVAVGLLGILFERFILRRFYDADPILSLLVTFSLAMVTEQAIRIIWGAPPISAGIPQALRGSVFLGDFLFSRYRLLILAVVAVVLVGVWLLLHKTSFGRVVRAGIQRPDMVAALGIRLQPYMTAIVMLGVGMAALGGAFFAPITIVHPAMGAEIITVAFVVVVIGGLGSFWGVVLAAMLVGVVRGITIHFAPAAGEASIYVLMFLVLLVRPRGLLGERIEKFE